The Malus sylvestris chromosome 12, drMalSylv7.2, whole genome shotgun sequence genome contains a region encoding:
- the LOC126594331 gene encoding aluminum-activated malate transporter 8-like has product MEITELATAGEEKVGAFTRLCGWLKALLGKLSTKVVKVIKSIIKLGQDDPRRVTHSLKVALALTLVSILYYWQALFDGIGVAGIWAVLTVVVVFEFTVGATLSKGLNRGFATFLAGALGLGANHIASLFGVKGEPIVLGIFVFLLATASTFSRFFPRIKARYDYGVLIFILTFSMVTVSGYRVQGILEMAHERLLTIGIGGGTCMIISGFVCPVWAGEDLQKLIASNIEKLANYLEDFGGEYFPLPKNGKSGMVSKNKESFLQGYKSVLNSKSSEESLVNFARWEPGHGSFKFRHPWKQYLKIGALARQCAYQIETLNGHINSDVQVPPEFLQIIQDSCRTMSIEPGKALKALAIAIKTMKEPKDACEHLENSKTAVEDLKIALKAASLETADILAIVPAATVASILVEIVKGVENISKSVHELSELAHFKKAVEPTVSPEKPPLLHRGSVNPVLLDGEDAHVIITVGETNIGFQENEVNPQAPKCPKPREEM; this is encoded by the exons ATGGAGATCACCGAGTTAGCAACTGCAGGGGAAGAGAAGGTTGGAGCTTTCACGCGGTTGTGTGGATGGCTCAAGGCCTTGCTAGGGAAGTTGAGTACCAAGGTTGTCAAAGTTATAAAGAGCATTATAAAGCTAGGACAAGATGACCCAAGGAGAGTAACTCACTCTCTAAAAGTGGCTTTGGCTCTTACATTGGTGTCCATATTGTACTATTGGCAAGCCCTTTTCGATGGTATTGGTGTTGCAGGAATCTGGGCGGTGCTAACCGTGGTAGTAGTGTTTGAATTCACTGTAG GTGCAACCCTCAGCAAAGGTTTAAATAGAGGTTTTGCAACATTCTTGGCTGGTGCTCTTGGCCTTGGAGCTAACCACATAGCTAGTCTCTTTGGAGTGAAAGGAGAACCCATTGTGCTTGGGATCTTTGTCTTCCTACTAG CTACAGCATCTACATTCTCACGGTTCTTCCCACGGATCAAGGCGAGATATGACTATGGGGTGTTGATATTCATACTGACATTTAGCATGGTAACCGTCTCGGGGTATCGTGTTCAAGGGATCTTGGAGATGGCACATGAGAGACTCTTAACAATTGGAATAGGTGGAGGAACCTGCATGATCATTTCAGGTTTTGTCTGTCCAGTATGGGCTGGTGAAGATCTGCAGAAGCTGATAGCTTCCAATATAGAAAAGCTTGCAAACTACTTAGAAG ATTTTGGGGGTGAATATTTTCCATTACCTAAGAATGGAAAGTCTGGCATGGTCTCCAAAAATAAGGAATCATTTCTTCAAGGATATAAGAGTGTCCTCAACTCAAAAAGCAGTGAAGAATCCTTG GTAAATTTTGCAAGATGGGAGCCAGGACATGGTAGTTTTAAATTTCGCCATCCATGGAAGCAGTACTTGAAGATCGGTGCCCTTGCCAGGCAATGTGCCTACCAGATTGAAACTCTAAATGGTCACATCAACTCAGATGTACAA GTACCACCAGAATTTTTACAGATAATTCAAGACTCCTGTAGAACAATGAGTATTGAACCTGGAAAAGCCCTAAAAGCGTTAGCCATAGCAATCAAAACCATGAAAGAACCAAAAGATGCTTGTGAACATTTGGAGAACTCCAAAACTGCAGTCGAAGACCTCAAAATTGCACTCAAAGCTGCATCACTAGAAACTGCTGACATACTTGCAATTGTACCAGCTGCAACAGTTGCTTCAATACTAGTTGAGATTGTCAAAGGGGTAGAAaacatttctaagtcagttcATGAGCTTTCTGAACTGGCACACTTCAAAAAAGCTGTGGAGCCCACTGTATCGCCAGAGAAGCCACCATTGCTGCACAGGGGAAGCGTTAATCCTGTACTTTTGGATGGTGAAGATGCCCACGTTATAATCACCGTAGGTGAAACAAACATTGGTTTCCAAGAAAATGAGGTTAATCCTCAGGCACCAAAATGCCCAAAACCAAGGGAGGAAATGTAA